The window atctccACCTTCTCCCTGTCCAAATGACTTCTCATTATGAATGTATTctataaatgaaaacaatttgatTAGTCTCCAATGTGTTCATTGACTGGGCTCTATTGATGCACAGGTCAGGAAATACTGTACTATATTTCAAATCGGGTTGGGTAGGTGGAGATTAGCTGTTTGaaggtaaaaataaagaaaaacagccactaCCCAAATAAAACGATAATCAATCTTGTGCAAATATACCAAGCCTTCATTAttcttatatttatttcataaaaggTGAGAGTGGGATATTTCTAGCAGGagcaaaaaacattacataaacaAATTTTTCATCAATCGATCAGCCACCACGCTCTGTGGACATCTTATTgacttattttcatttttctttttgtagcaTGTTAACAATGAAGTACATGTTCTGAGATTATTTTGATGACTGGGAAGGTGGTAGCAGCgtcattgttttgtatttgggTGGCTGTGAATTGTAAAATAACTAACCCACGCATCACTATTATGCACTAATATTTTTATCTGATTGTAATCtaggtaatacatttttttcatagaAAATCTTTTTATAACTTTGGCTCATAATGGATTATGGTAGTCAGTGATTTAGATGAACTGATCATACATCATACTTATGTATGTATACTATAGACAATAAGCACACCTATTAACACATCCTAATCATCAAAATAACAGCTATTAAGAATGATGAATGAACAccataaaaacaaatccatgtagGAGCAGAACTAATCCATATTTTTGACATAACTCCACCTTATCAAGCTCAACCAACTCAGAACATTACTGTTTAACACAACTTACAAAATACAACTGCTAACCATTctgaacatgaacaattcaCTTACCATTGCGCCAGTGCTGTCTAACCTTTGTTTTCAGTCACTGTCAAAGATTCTTACAAGAATACTGTTGTCATATACATCGTTGTTCTATTACCCAGGAGAAATGTTGTCAGTCTGAAGATAACAACATTAAGCGGATTGtttctttaaccttttcacacgtTCTGTAGGCTACGTTTCAAATATGTGTAAGGGCGTCCCAGCGTGAGTTCTTAAATGCACGTGTCAGTATGCGATGACAATTCGATCATTATGACGCAACAATGCATTTCACCCCCAGCTGTCCAGAAACACCACGCTACAAACGTATTATGTAGGCAATTTCTGATTTCGACAGGTTAAAATGATATTTGGCAACTACTACAAGCAGTAATACTGTTTAATTGTATACAGAATATTTTATGAGCAACCGTGAAAAATATTGAGCTATTCCTAAGTATACCGAATCTCCGCTCGAGGATTCGTCCAAGTGAATAACTTTTGCACCAGAGAAAAATCATGGAGATTTAAGCTGCTGTGAATTAAGCCGGAATGAAAACTATTTCATCACTAATGTTTAACAGTTGTCAGTTTGTTCAATGCCTTTCCCctgaataacatttaatttcgCTATGTATGCCTCATCTTAAGCTCTTATAGAGATCTTCATTGGAACCGAAATGTATTTTGAGCGAACTGTTTCCGTGAAATTCTTATCTGACACCCACAAGGTCTGACATTATTTGTAATATCAACCCAGTCCGAGTTATATCCGAGGCCGGCCGTATCCGGAAGAAAATGCCAGCTCTGTTCCCACCCAAGCCTGCCcaattgtgtgtatttgtctggcAGTGAACGTAAACTTTCCACATGGTTTTGTCATAGTTCGGCGTGTCAAATACATTACTCATCTTATAAAGATTCGTGTTTTTAGGAAGTTGTCTCAAATGTAAAACGTAGTGAAGTGGTCTGTTGTTAGAACGCACTTTGCATCTCTCTCCAAAACGCGATGTCTCCTTCCGCTAAATTCTGCACTTTCGGTAGTTTAATAGACTGCTTGGGCACATGCGTTACATGGCACGTGCCTAGGTCTGTAAAAGAATAATAACACGAATTGTCCTCCAGAGCTGCCGTCACCTTTCACAAAGAAAATCAGTCCCGTTTGACACCAAGCCTCCTAGTTTACAGTAACCTACCTAATAGCTTATCTTCTTTCAAATCGTTATAAAAGAGGCTATTGAACCGCAGAATATAGCCCACTAGGctacattatttttttacaacgTGAGTAGAATGTCAAAGCAGAGAAGCCCTGCGCAGAAGAGCGATGAAAGTTCAGTTAACCTGTATTTTACCAATTACAAAGCATAGCattaaaaatgttatgacatttattttattattttaattttgttattttaatatattttcggATGTGGTCTGTATTTCCCACACTATCAcattctggttagatgcttgcTGCATTTCGTCGtagtgttcaatgacaataaagttgaatctaaactATTCTCATCACACCGATCCGAGATCCGTGGCCCATGATCCCACTCGGGATCCGACGGTCAAACATATAATGCTGAATTCAGTCAGATGACGTctactttttaattattttcataagTGATTTTCAGAAACAACATATGATGAGTATTTGTTCTGGAGCTTTATATATTGCAGTTTCAAATAGTAagcactgaaaaaaatacaCCAAATATAGGCAAGTAATGAAGGTATTGTGTTTATTCTTCTTGAAGGGTACATAGCTACAGTGTTAGGTAATAGgttacattatattaatttacTCAAATTGATTAATTGTTAGATTAATTGTTCTAAGATGTGACATTTCAATCTATAACATTTCcagagaaaaaacatgtaaaacaaaacattcatcaaaagtaaacatttcataatacaaAGGATCACTCTACATGTGAACCCGTGTTCTGATGTTGCTTCTGGGAGTCCATAGTGGTGCCCTCTGTCTGTGAGCTGAGGGATTGCGGCGTCCTCACATCCAGACTACAGTTGATGGGAACCACTCTCTCAGAAGATAATAAAGTATTAGGTGCCTCGATGTGGAGCTTCCCGTCAGGAGTCATGGAGCAGGTGACTGTCTCAGGGTTCAACCCTTCAGGAAGATCAATCTCTTGTCTGAACTCCTGGCATCTGTAAGAGTAGGAGCCTTTCCCATCACCCTGCTTCTTCTCCGTCTTCCCACTGACTCTTAGCTTCCTGCCCACCTGTCTGACACAGATCTCCTCTGGGGAGAAGTCCTTAGTGTCCAGTGTCATGGCAaagccctctccctctttctccagcTTGTAAGAAAATGGTTGGATGTCCACAGAGGCAGGAACATGGTCCATCTCCTCAGATATACACTGCTGAAGTTTCTCCATCAGTGCCAGACTGCTCTTGATCTCCTTAATGTTTCTCTCAAGTAGACCCTGCTGCCAGAGAAGAGGTCGTACCTCCGGACAGAGACTGTGAACGGGACAGTAGAAGTCCATCAATGGGTTGATGGAAGATTGGAATTCTGGGGAGCACAGCATCTTCATTCAATGTTGAGTGTTGATTAGTCTTGCTCTGAGATGACACTACTGTGTTCAGTGTTgattgtgttgttgtctgtctctTCAGTGGGAGTGTCACAGCTTTTATGTTCTCCCACTTAGAACTCCAGTGTCTTCAGGAACTTTCCTGTCGTTGCCACAGTTCTCCACTGGGTGTCACCCTGCAGGGAAGTGGTTCAgtaaagtaacatccacatgaatggcaggacccaaggtgtcccagcagaacatttcccaaagagtcacactgcctctgccggcttgcctacttcccatagtgcatcctgtgCCATGCATTCTtcaggtaagtgatgcacacgcacccggccttCCACTTgttgtaaaaggaaacgtgattcatcaggcCACCTTCATcaagccaccttcttccattgctccgtagtCCAGTTCAGATGCTCAAGTTCCCATTGTAGGccctttcggcagtggacaggggtcagcatgggcaccctgactggtctgcagccccatacgcaaaaaACTGTGATTTactatgtgttctgacacctttctatcagtaacagcattagctttttcagcaatttgagctacagttgcACATCTGTTGATTCGGACAACAGGGGCCATCATTTGCTCCCCTGCCGCCAgctcaccgcttttccttctttagaccacttttgatagatactgaccactgcagaccgggaacaccccacaagggctgcagttttggagattctctgacccagtcgtctagagtcaaagtcgctcagatccttacgcttggccaattttcctgtttctaccacatcaactttgacaacagaatgttcacttgctgcctaatatatcccacccactgacaggtgccatgataacgagtatatcagtattattcacttcacctatcagtggtcataatgttatggctgatgggtgtatattcCTTCCCAACTGTACAGGTGACGACATCAGCActtgcagaatgtacatacaaggaatAGTTGTTGCCATGATGTAACCTAGGGAATGCAAGGTTGCATAGAGACATTGATCCAGGAGACAAACGTAATCATAGAATCttggttgcccagacaacttggCGAAAGCTCACACGACAGCTGGGGCATGTTACTATTGGTGGTTTATTAACTCAGCTCttccaataaggaatagagtcctGTTCACCTTTACAATACAAGGAGCAGGAGCCCCCCTTCTACTATTAAGACATACCCCCAAAAAGGAGACAgcttctagtggtttctgctaGGTCCATGGCCTAgttttacacacatacagttgtgctcataggtttgtgacatttttggcattgtttttgaaaatatgactgatcatgcaaaaagaCAATCTTTTTTTggaggatagtgatcatataaagccatgtattatcacatagttttttggctcctgtttaaatcataatgataacagaaatcacccaaatggccctgatcaatagtttacatacccttgaatgtttggcctttttacagacacacaaggtgacacacacaggtgaaaattgcaattaaaggtgaattttcccACAcctttaaattgcagttagtgtctgtgtagaaatagtcaatgagtttgttagctttcacgtggatgcactTAGCAGGCTAGagactgagccatggggagcagaaaagaactgtaaaatgacctgcgtaacaaggtaatggaactttattgTCACGGCTtaggttgaggaagcaaggaggaaccggagaaggcgtggcggatgaaggtttttatatatgaatagaacaaaataaacagaacgagCGTCTTTCATAAACGCATACAGCTTCTGACAGtggcagagaacaatcacacacaaagacagggggagcagagggaacatatataccgggggaaacagcgatgatgaacaggtgcactaaacgagacacaggtgaaatgcatgatgagacggtggtgtcagaaagccggtgacgtcgaccgccggggcccgcccgctgcagggggaggtgaaccagcagaggtcgtagtcgtcacagtacccccccccgacgcgcggccccagccgcgcgacggcaccggcctcggggccgacccggggggcgcggagcagggcgatctgGCCGACGCTGGTGGAattcgcggacaaggacgggagccaggacgtccttcaccggaacccagctccgctcctccgggccgtacccctcccactccacgaggtactggaggccccccgcccggcgcctcgagtcgatgatggagcggaccgagtacgccggggccccctcgatgtccagagggggagggggaacctcccgcacctcacacccctgaaggggaccatccaccaccggcctgaggagagacacatggaacgaggggttaatacggtagtcggggggaaggcgtaaccgatatgttacctcgttgactctcctcaggactttaaagggccccacgaaccgcggggccagcttccggcagggcaggcggaggggcaggtccctggacgagagccagacccggtcgcccggccgatacaccggggcctccccgcggtggcggtccgcagaggTCTTTTGGCGgtggacagcgagccggagacgggattgtactgcctcccatgtgcccgctgcccgccggaaccagtcgtccaccgcaggggtaccggtctggctcggcgtccagggcgccaggaccggctggtagcccaggacgcactggaaaggcgtcacgcccgtggaggagtggtgcagagaattcagtgcatattctgcccacggcagaaactctgcccactcccccggccggtcctggcagtaggaccggaggaacctacccacttcttggtttacccgttccacctgcccgttggactggggatggtagcccgaggtcaggctgaccgagatccccaggtgctgcataaatgctttccacaccctagacgtgaattggggaccccggtcagacacgatgtcctcgggcaccccatagtgccggaagacgtgtgtaaacagggcctccgcggtctgtagggcagtaggaaggccgggcagaggcaagaggcggcaggacttcgagaaccgatccacaacgaccaggatggtggtatggccctgggaaggggggagatccgtcaaaaaatcaacagaaatgtgggaccatggtcgttgtggaatgggcaaggggtgcaacttgcccacaggtaggtgccggggtgccttactctgggcgcacaccgagcaggaagagacgtataccctcacgtccttggctaaagtgggccaccagtacttaccggccagggcgcgcactgttggcccgatgccaggatgaccggaggagggagatgtatgcgcccagtagatgaggcggtcgcggacagacgccggcacatacgtacggccctcagggcatgtgggcggagagggctcgtcgcgctgcgctccggcgatgtccgcgtccagttcccataccaccggtgccacgatgcatgactccgggagcacgggagcatcatccactggcctctcctccgtgtcatgctggcgggacagcgcgtcagccccgacgttcttactccccggcctgtaggtgagagtaaacacaaaccgggtgaagaacatagcccaccttgcctggcgaggggtcagcctcctcgctgcccgcatgtactccaggttccggtggtcagtccagacgaggaaagggtgtttagccccctctaaccagtgcctccacgccgacagagctcgaaccacggccagcagctcacgatcacctatgtcgtagttccgctccgccgcactgagcttctgggagaagaaggcacagggacggagcttattacgacaccccgtccgttgggagaggatggcaccgagcccacaatcggacgcgtccacctccacaatgaactggagcgacgggtcgggatgggccaggaccggagcggtggtgaaacggtgtttcagttccacaaacgcccgctccgcgtccacggtccaccgcaaccgggtcgccccccccttcagaagggaggtgatcggagccgcgacctggctaaagccccggataaacctcctgtaatagttagagaagcctaagaaacgttgcacgtccttaaccgtggttggggacggccaattacgcacggcatcaatgtgaggctcctccatagccacacctgcgctggaaaagtgatatcccaggaaggacacagacgactggaaaaacagacacttctcggctttcacgtacaggtcatgctccagcagtcgagccagcactctgcgcactaacgagacatgtttagcgcgggtggcagtgaatatcaagatgtcatcaatatacactaccactccctcgcacaacaagtcccggaatacgtcgttaacgaaggactggaagactgaaggagcattcatcaacccgtacggcatcactaaatactcgtaatggccagacgtggtactaaaagcagttttccactcgtctccttcccggatacgcaccaggttataggcactcctgaggtctaatttagtgaaaaagcgggccccgtgcatcctctccacctccgcagagatcaaagggagagggtagcggaacggaatggtgattttgttcagcgcccggtaatcgatgcacgggcgcaaaccaccgtccttctttttcacaaaaaagaaacttgaggagacctgtgacttggagggcctaatgtatccctgttccaacgcttccgtaacgtaggcgttcatagtctccgtttcggtgcgggacagtggatacacgtgacccttcgggagtgcggctccatcaatgaggtctatcgcacaatcccccagccggtgtggtggcaacacagcagccttggccttggagaaaaccgtagccaagtccctgtattcggggggaatgggcacggcaggcgcactgtctggactctccaccgaggtcgagccaacggaaacacccaaacacctaccctgacacttccgcgaccaccccgacagacgtcgactagaccaagagatgacagggtcatgtagggacaaccaggggaaacctaaaacgacggggaacgtgggtgagtcgatcacgtgaaatgaaatggtttcactgtgtcggttgtcggtaacaaggaggagaggaacagtgcaactagtgaccagccctgaccctagtggccggctgtctagagctctcacgggcaggggggtgtcgagggcctggaggggtatgtgtgaccgtagggcaaaagacctatccatgaaattcccggctgcgcctgagtctaccagcgccttacaccgggcaagcagcggaaatccggggaacctaacagggacagtgcacatagagagggaagaggttagtggcgaatgtgcatgtgctacctggggtgatgcggaagtgccctgcctgtcgcctcttgactcagggagggaggtgcggtgtggtgcagtaatatggcctcgttgccccctggaggcactccgcacctgtcctccccgacgtctgcccggcagtgcagccgctcccaattccatggggacggcggtgtcgggttggtagggttggtagggtggaacggacgggcctcttccgggacgtcctcgggcagccagcaggttgtcgagacggatggacatgtctaccagctggtcgagggagagggacacgtctcgacaagctagctccctccggacgtcctcgcgaaggctacagcggtagtggtcgatcagagcccgttcgttccaccccgatcccgctgccagggtccggaactccagtgcgaactcctgcgccgacctcgtcccctgccgaaggtggaacagccgttcacccgcctctcttccttcgtgcgggtggtcaaacacggctcggaagcggcgggtgaactcggcgtagctgccctgggtgggctgctcggtgttccagacggcggtggcccactccagggcttttccggaaaggcaggagacgagcgaggtgatcttctgtgcctcggtcggcgcagggtgcatcgcctggagcgcgatgtccagttgcaataggaatccctggcagcggtccgccgccccgttgtAATCCCTAGGCAAAGGGAGATGCAACGGCCCCATGGCTGGTGGCGAGGCTGGGGCcggcggagagacggccggtgttgcggggtgctgctggctcagctctaggcgctgtaccgctttcagaacattgtccatcgcggcgcctaggctggccagcattgttgaatgcacctggaccgcctccgcaacaccgacctcgcctgtagctccttcgggctccatatccttgctgtttTCTTGAagaggtgtgtgattctgtcacggcttaggttgaggaagcaaggaggaaccggagaaggcgtggcggatgaaggtttttatatatgaatagaacaaaataaacagaacgagCGTC is drawn from Esox lucius isolate fEsoLuc1 chromosome 14, fEsoLuc1.pri, whole genome shotgun sequence and contains these coding sequences:
- the LOC114840870 gene encoding heat shock protein 30-like; the encoded protein is MLCSPEFQSSINPLMDFYCPVHSLCPEVRPLLWQQGLLERNIKEIKSSLALMEKLQQCISEEMDHVPASVDIQPFSYKLEKEGEGFAMTLDTKDFSPEEICVRQVGRKLRVSGKTEKKQGDGKGSYSYRCQEFRQEIDLPEGLNPETVTCSMTPDGKLHIEAPNTLLSSERVVPINCSLDVRTPQSLSSQTEGTTMDSQKQHQNTGSHVE